The Anoplopoma fimbria isolate UVic2021 breed Golden Eagle Sablefish chromosome 20, Afim_UVic_2022, whole genome shotgun sequence genome includes a window with the following:
- the cacng7b gene encoding voltage-dependent calcium channel gamma-7 subunit: MSSCSSRALTILSTVFGACGLLLVGVAVSTDYWLIMVEGIILQQNQSMEVKMALHSGLWRVCFVAGAENGRCVASEYFTEPDIEITTENTANILKMVRTATPFPMVSLLFVFTAFVISNIGHIRPQRTILAFVSGIFFILSGLSLVVGLVLYISSINDEVMNRPREPEQFFNYHYGWSFAFAASSFLLKEGAGVMSVYLFMKRYAEEEMFRPHPALYHPRLSESSDYSGQFLHPESSWPPPKRGRRNSEASSDISIQLNQAPPVPPKSSLHGQGSPPSGSSSAGSYQMPPQSAGYPSSHTLTRSHSSHPQGQALPMAMPPSPVPPPHYHTHMHMSASPC; this comes from the exons ATGAGTTCGTGCAGCAGCCGTGCGCTGACCATCCTGTCTACAGTGTTCGGAGCCTGCGGGCTGCTGCTGGTGGGGGTGGCTGTGTCCACAGACTACTGGCTGATCATGGTGGAGGGCATCATcctgcagcagaaccagagcaTGGAGGTGAAGATGGCGCTGCATTCAGGCCTCTGGAGAGTTTGCTTCGTGGCTG gAGCAGAAAACGGGAGATGTGTCGCGTCGGAGTATTTCACTGAGCCCGATATAGAGATCACCACTGAAAACACGGCAAATATCCTCA AGATGGTGCGGACAGCCACGCCCTTCCCGATGGTGTCGCTGCTCTTCGTCTTCACCGCTTTCGTCATCAGCAACATCGGACACATCCGGCCTCAGCGCACCATCCTGGCCTTTGTGTCCGgcatcttcttcatcctctcag GCCTCAGCCTGGTGGTGGGCCTGGTGCTCTACATCTCCAGTATTAATGATGAGGTGATGAACCGGCCCAGAGAGCCTGAGCAGTTCTTCAACTACCATTATGGCTGGTCCTTCGCCTTCGCTGCCTCCTCCTTCTTACTCAAAGAG GGGGCCGGGGTGATGTCAGTCTATCTGTTTATGAAGCGCTACGCCGAGGAGGAGATGTTCCGCCCCCACCCTGCACTCTACCACCCCCGCTTGTCCGAGAGCAGCGACTACAGCGGTCAGTTCCTCCACCCAGAATCCTCCTGGCCTCCGCCAAAGCGAGGACGCCGGAACTCCGAAGCCTCCAGCGACATCTCCATCCAGCTCAACCAGGCGCCCCCGGTGCCCCCCAAAAGTAGCCTCCACGGGCAGGGCAGCCCGCCTTCTGGGTCTTCTTCTGCAGGGAGCTACCAAATGCCCCCGCAGTCTGCTGGCTACCCCTCCTCACACACCCTCACCAGGTCGCACTCCTCACACCCCCAAGGCCAAGCTCTTCCCATGGCCATGCCTCCATCGCCCGTACCTCCTCCTCACTaccacactcacatgcacatgaGCGCCTCCCCCTGTTAG
- the cacng8b gene encoding voltage-dependent calcium channel gamma-4 subunit, translated as MVCEKGIQILLTTVGAFAAFGLMTVAIGTDYWLYSRALICNSTANVTQDDPHNKDKKDPGALTHSGLWRICCLEGVKRGVCSQINHFPEDADFDHDGAEYVLRVVRASNIFPILSAILLLMGGVCIAASRFYKSKRNIILGAGILFVAAGLSNIIGVIVYISAALGDISPKKDEDKKWQYSYGWSFYFGGLSFIMAEMVGVLAVNIYIEKNKELRCRSRTDIFKSTTHAMLRLPSYRFRRRSRSSSRSTDPSRSRDPSPVGGGGGKNFGLPPSALLSQGPISVSTLPNPHSRSHTALAGGDISLYTLSRDPKLGGLPPMYGTVDRATLYQLHNCFPKDGGGGGVMMSGTLPSLKSHNPSNSSNSNAPMPNSVGSGPPPFTSSTVDRERGMGTLDRLKGDRESNSNTLNRKTTPV; from the exons ATGGTGTGTGAGAAGGGGATCCAGATCCTTCTCACCACCGTGGGGGCATTCGCTGCCTTCGGCCTGATGACGGTGGCAATAGGGACTGACTACTGGCTGTACTCCCGTGCACTCATCTGCAACAGCACAGCCAACGTTACCCAGGATGACCCCCATAACAAGGACAAGAAGGATCCAGGGGCGCTCACCCACTCTGGACTGTGGAGGATATGCTGCCTGGAAG GAGTAAAGAGAGGAGTGTGTTCTCAGATCAACCACTTCCCAGAAGATGCAGACTTTGACCATGATGGGGCAGAGTACGTTCTAC GGGTTGTCAGGGCTTCCAACATCTTCCCGATCCTCAGTGCAATCCTGCTGCTGATGGGAGGGGTTTGCATCGCTGCTAGTCGTTTCTATAAGAGCAAAAGAAACATCATCCTGGGGGCAGGAATTCTCTTTGTGGCTGCAG GTCTGAGTAACATAATTGGTGTGATTGTGTACATCTCGGCCGCACTGGGGGACATCTCCCCTAAGAAGGACGAGGATAAGAAGTGGCAGTACTCCTACGGTTGGTCCTTTTACTTTGGGGGTCTTTCCTTCATCATGGCCGAGATGGTGGGGGTGCTGGCTGTTAACATCTACATCGAGAAGAACAAGGAGCTGCGCTGCCGCTCACGCACCGACATTTTCAAGAGCACCACGCACGCCATGCTCCGCCTGCCCAGCTACCGCTTCCGGCGCCGCTCCCGCTCTTCGTCCCGCTCCACCGACCCCTCCCGCTCCCGAGACCCCTCACCTGTAGGGGGAGGTGGGGGCAAGAACTTCGGCCTGCCCCCCTCTGCGCTGCTTTCCCAGGGCCCCATTTCAGTATCCACTTTACCGAACCCCCACTCTCGCTCCCACACGGCCCTGGCTGGAGGCGACATCTCTCTCTACACGTTGTCCCGTGACCCCAAACTGGGGGGTTTGCCGCCCATGTATGGAACGGTGGACAGGGCCACGCTCTACCAGCTCCACAACTGCTTCCCAAaggatggaggtggagggggggtgATGATGAGTGGTACACTTCCATCGCTTAAGTCCCACAACCCTTCCAATTCTTCCAACTCAAACGCGCCGATGCCCAACTCGGTGGGCTCCGGCCCTCCACCCTTCACCTCGTCCACAGTAGACAGGGAGCGAGGGATGGGGACTCTGGACAGGCTGAAGGGGGATAGGGAGAGCAACTCTAACACCCTCAATAGGAAGACAACGCCTGTGTAG